In the Deinococcus radiophilus genome, one interval contains:
- the hemG gene encoding protoporphyrinogen oxidase, giving the protein MTDISESLSAAPQVGLTQGGDRRGAATTDQPVIVVGGGLTGLSAAWELQQLGLPYVLLEAGDYLGGKVQTEWHSLPGAGDFLVEKAADAFILGKPWALELAREVGLESELIHPREDTKRLYFLKGGRLLPFPEHLRMFVPLDEQAFRRSGVLSPEGTERMLGEVNVPPRENADEDESLASFVTRRFGEEAMNFIVPMAAGIYVANPHELSMQMAFPQFLAMEQKYGSLIAAHRALPPRTGPIFGSFRGGMGELAGAVGRALTEEVRLNSAVRQVHRDGVTLASGEHIAGRGVIMTTPAWFTAPLLAGDFPEAAALVGQLKTNSSVAVILAYRREQFAFDMDMHGLQVDWSEGIAMTAITVHSGKMHGRAPEDHVLLRVFFKNTEPGEARRLAEGYVRELFGAEGEPLFHAFADWRGKNPAYVVGHRHHLAAIRAALPGTVQVAGASFTGVGLPDCVNAGRTAARQVMTSLAE; this is encoded by the coding sequence ATGACTGACATATCCGAGTCCTTAAGTGCGGCGCCGCAGGTTGGGTTGACCCAGGGTGGGGACCGCCGAGGCGCGGCCACGACTGATCAGCCGGTGATTGTGGTGGGGGGCGGTCTGACGGGCCTAAGCGCCGCCTGGGAACTGCAGCAGCTCGGCTTGCCGTATGTGCTGCTGGAAGCCGGGGACTACCTCGGTGGCAAGGTGCAGACCGAGTGGCACAGCCTGCCAGGTGCCGGGGATTTTCTGGTGGAAAAGGCCGCCGACGCTTTTATCCTGGGCAAGCCCTGGGCGCTGGAATTGGCGCGCGAGGTGGGCCTGGAAAGCGAGCTGATTCACCCCCGCGAGGACACCAAGCGGCTGTATTTCCTGAAAGGGGGCCGGCTGCTGCCTTTCCCGGAACATCTGCGGATGTTCGTGCCGCTGGACGAGCAAGCCTTTCGCCGCAGCGGGGTGCTGTCACCCGAAGGCACCGAGCGAATGCTGGGCGAGGTCAACGTGCCGCCCCGCGAAAACGCCGACGAGGACGAGTCGCTGGCGTCGTTCGTCACCCGGCGTTTTGGCGAGGAAGCCATGAACTTTATCGTGCCGATGGCGGCGGGCATCTATGTCGCCAACCCGCATGAACTGAGCATGCAGATGGCTTTTCCGCAGTTTCTGGCGATGGAACAGAAATACGGCAGCCTCATCGCCGCGCACCGGGCTTTGCCGCCGCGCACCGGACCGATTTTCGGCTCGTTCAGAGGTGGCATGGGTGAGTTGGCTGGGGCAGTGGGCCGCGCGCTGACGGAAGAAGTCCGGCTGAACAGCGCGGTTCGCCAGGTTCACCGGGACGGCGTGACCCTGGCCTCTGGTGAGCATATCGCTGGGCGCGGCGTGATCATGACCACCCCCGCCTGGTTCACCGCGCCGCTGCTGGCCGGTGACTTCCCGGAAGCTGCGGCGCTCGTCGGGCAGCTCAAGACCAACTCGTCGGTGGCCGTGATTCTGGCCTACCGCCGCGAGCAGTTCGCCTTTGACATGGACATGCACGGCCTGCAAGTGGACTGGTCCGAGGGCATTGCCATGACGGCCATCACGGTGCATTCCGGCAAGATGCATGGCCGCGCGCCGGAGGACCACGTCCTGCTGCGGGTGTTTTTCAAGAATACCGAACCCGGCGAGGCCCGCCGACTGGCCGAAGGGTATGTCCGGGAGCTGTTCGGGGCAGAGGGTGAACCGCTGTTCCACGCCTTTGCCGATTGGCGCGGCAAGAATCCGGCTTACGTAGTGGGACACCGTCACCACTTGGCCGCCATTCGCGCGGCTCTGCCGGGCACCGTGCAGGTCGCCGGAGCCAGTTTTACTGGGGTCGGTTTGCCCGACTGTGTGAACGCCGGACGCACCGCCGCGCGGCAAGTGATGACCAGCCTGGCAGAGTAG
- a CDS encoding SGNH/GDSL hydrolase family protein codes for MQRQRHRQQLLGTVLLLASLSAACVAQDVGTPQPVAIATTADAADPAASAAAEVAEAEVLDWNTLVTPQTLPRLPVQPHAADVQPGAVMAYVALGDSLTAGMQSAGLTAPEQYSAFPAVVARLTDIPFGIPATQLGCPVPMGGGLAEASCRRVLPGVRGSNFAVPGARAEDLYTKRGADSDDDLTRRLYGLILGPQLTQVEAALKSNPDYLTLWIGSNDALTAVTEGDPGRVTSPEEFERHYREILSRLKPAGARTLLLTVPDVTQVPLMTPGPVLFGQGVAEANCQGSESRLPLTAFLLGRKLDCDAPYALTPAEAQTIQQTVEAYNASIYRLAAEFGHDVLAVQPLMDSLEMHHAEDESSRTPFGRDMSADGVHLSSEGQRKLGYAVVNHVHRFWKVDLPAAAQAELAAAGLV; via the coding sequence ATGCAACGCCAGCGTCACCGCCAACAACTCCTGGGAACGGTTCTGCTGCTGGCTTCCCTGTCGGCGGCCTGTGTGGCGCAGGACGTGGGAACGCCGCAGCCGGTGGCCATTGCCACTACGGCTGACGCGGCGGACCCGGCCGCCTCTGCCGCGGCTGAAGTTGCTGAAGCCGAAGTGCTGGACTGGAATACGCTGGTCACGCCACAGACCCTCCCCCGGTTGCCGGTGCAGCCGCACGCTGCCGACGTTCAACCCGGCGCGGTGATGGCTTACGTCGCCCTGGGTGACTCGCTCACCGCGGGAATGCAGTCAGCAGGCCTGACCGCCCCAGAGCAGTACAGTGCTTTCCCGGCGGTGGTGGCGCGGCTGACCGATATTCCCTTCGGTATTCCGGCCACGCAGCTGGGCTGCCCGGTCCCGATGGGCGGCGGCCTGGCCGAAGCGTCCTGCCGCCGGGTGCTGCCGGGCGTGCGCGGCTCCAACTTTGCGGTGCCTGGCGCGCGGGCTGAGGACCTCTATACCAAGCGCGGCGCAGACAGCGACGACGACCTGACCCGGCGGCTGTATGGCCTGATTCTGGGGCCACAGCTGACCCAGGTGGAAGCCGCCCTGAAATCCAACCCCGACTATCTGACGCTGTGGATCGGATCGAATGATGCCCTGACTGCTGTGACTGAAGGTGATCCGGGGCGGGTGACGTCCCCGGAGGAATTTGAGCGGCACTACCGTGAGATTCTGTCCCGGCTGAAGCCCGCCGGGGCGCGGACCTTGCTGCTTACCGTGCCGGATGTGACGCAGGTACCGCTGATGACCCCTGGTCCGGTGCTGTTTGGGCAGGGCGTAGCCGAGGCCAACTGTCAGGGCAGCGAAAGCCGGTTGCCGCTGACCGCCTTTTTGTTGGGGCGCAAGCTGGACTGTGACGCCCCCTACGCACTGACTCCCGCCGAGGCCCAGACCATTCAGCAGACGGTAGAGGCGTACAACGCCAGTATCTACCGCCTCGCCGCCGAGTTCGGCCACGACGTGCTGGCCGTGCAGCCGTTGATGGACAGTCTGGAGATGCACCACGCCGAGGATGAAAGCAGCCGCACTCCCTTTGGCCGTGACATGTCCGCCGACGGTGTCCATCTGTCCAGCGAGGGGCAGCGCAAGCTGGGCTACGCAGTGGTCAACCACGTCCACCGCTTCTGGAAGGTGGACCTGCCTGCCGCCGCGCAGGCTGAGTTGGCAGCGGCAGGTCTGGTGTAG
- the hemH gene encoding ferrochelatase translates to MTKAETPATETAVNPYPPVRIVNDSYAPSIPSTRINPGKAVTDGTIGVLFMAYGGPETLEEMPGYLADIRSGRPTYAEVLEEISGNYEAIGGKSPLPEFTRAQVEATMAKLDEVGDYRAYIGMRHWSPWIEDAVRDMLDDGIRRAVAIVLAPQYSKLSVEKYQKKIKAALEMFHGQIEFAFVNQYHTEPGYITAMADRVRMGLAEFPEDQRGDVHVVLSAHSLPVRVIREGDPYADQLMESARLIAAQAGLSEEQWSWCYQSEGRSPEPWLGPQLEDWLPQLHAERGIDKVVSIAIGFVSDHVEILFDIDIEAQKVAQELGMRLVRPPALNTDPLFIGTVASVVHNKAQEL, encoded by the coding sequence TCCCCAGCACCCGGATCAACCCAGGCAAGGCCGTGACGGACGGGACCATCGGCGTGCTGTTCATGGCCTACGGCGGCCCCGAAACCCTCGAGGAAATGCCCGGTTACCTGGCCGACATCCGCTCGGGACGGCCCACCTACGCCGAGGTGCTGGAAGAAATCAGCGGCAACTACGAGGCGATCGGCGGCAAGAGTCCGCTGCCGGAGTTCACCCGCGCCCAGGTCGAAGCCACGATGGCCAAGCTGGACGAGGTGGGCGACTACCGGGCCTACATCGGGATGCGCCATTGGTCGCCCTGGATCGAAGATGCCGTGCGCGACATGCTGGACGACGGCATCCGGCGGGCGGTGGCGATTGTGCTGGCCCCTCAGTACTCCAAGCTGAGTGTGGAGAAGTACCAGAAAAAGATCAAGGCGGCGCTGGAGATGTTCCACGGCCAGATTGAATTCGCCTTCGTGAACCAGTACCACACCGAACCCGGCTACATTACCGCGATGGCCGACCGGGTGCGGATGGGGTTGGCGGAGTTTCCCGAAGACCAGCGCGGCGACGTTCACGTGGTCCTCAGCGCCCACAGCCTGCCGGTGCGGGTGATCCGCGAGGGCGACCCCTACGCCGATCAGCTGATGGAATCGGCCCGCTTGATCGCGGCGCAGGCGGGGCTGAGCGAGGAGCAGTGGAGTTGGTGCTACCAGTCCGAAGGCCGCAGCCCGGAGCCCTGGTTGGGGCCACAGCTCGAAGACTGGCTACCGCAGCTGCACGCCGAACGCGGCATCGATAAGGTGGTCAGCATCGCCATCGGCTTCGTGTCGGACCATGTGGAAATTCTCTTCGACATCGACATTGAGGCGCAGAAGGTGGCCCAAGAATTGGGCATGCGCCTGGTGCGCCCGCCCGCGCTGAACACCGATCCGCTGTTTATCGGCACGGTGGCAAGCGTGGTACATAACAAAGCACAGGAACTCTAG